Proteins encoded by one window of Esox lucius isolate fEsoLuc1 chromosome 4, fEsoLuc1.pri, whole genome shotgun sequence:
- the cplx2 gene encoding complexin-2: MNFVMKQALGGATKDMGKMLGGEEEKDPEAAKKKKEEEEERQEALRQQEEERKEKHRKMEAEREVVRQSIRDKYGLKKKEEKEAEEKAAMEQACEGSLTRAKKAIPAGCGDDDDDDEESILDTVLKFLPGPLQDMFKK; encoded by the exons GGGCCACTAAAGACATGGGGAAGATgttaggaggagaggaggagaaagatcCTGAGGCGGcaaagaagaagaaggaggaagaggaagagagacaagaGGCTTTGAGACaacaggaggaagagaggaaggagaagcaCAGGAAGATGGAGGCTGAGAGAGAAGTGGTCCGGCAGTCCATCAGAGACAAG TACGGACTGAAgaaaaaagaggagaaagaggcgGAGGAGAAGGCAGCCATGGAGCAGGCCTGCGAGGGGTCTCTGACTCGGGCCAAGAAGGCCATCCCTGCAGGATGTGgagatgacgatgatgatgatgaggagagCATTCTGGACACTGTCCTCAAGTTCCTCCCCGGACCTCTGCAGGACATGTTCAAGAAGTAA